From a single Leclercia sp. AS011 genomic region:
- a CDS encoding ABC transporter ATP-binding protein, with the protein MTVLSVENLTLSYRTGREWREVVHNVSFSLGRGEMLAFVGESGSGKTTTAQAIIGLLADNARRDAGSIRLNGEDLSQWSAKRLDSLRGARISLVPQDPGNSLNPVKTVGAQVGEILRLHQKITQAECDSQVLALLTKVGLSHPEQRMKQFPHQLSGGMKQRVLIAIAIALRPDVIIADEPTSALDVTVQKRILDLLDLLRRESGTAVLFVTHDLALAAQRADRLLVFRHGEVQEQGATADVVRAPQHAYTRQLLSDLNGPRLTIAPVAGRPLYSPAIRAEGISKRFALGKGHQLQALDGVSFAVQRGSTHALVGESGSGKTTLARILLGFEQADAGRVIIDDIDATTLSHEARRQLRQKIQFVYQNPFASLDPRQTLFEIIEEPLKNFAPVGKAERAARVESVTRRVALPPELLSRTARELSGGQRQRVAIARALILEPTILVLDEATSALDVTVQAQILALLQQLQQQLGLTYLFITHDLATVRRIAHSVTVLRSGQVVEHGAVESLFAAPQNAYTRELIDAIPHFSQKEYA; encoded by the coding sequence ATGACCGTACTCTCTGTGGAAAACCTGACCCTCAGCTACCGCACCGGACGCGAGTGGCGCGAAGTGGTGCATAACGTCAGCTTTAGCCTCGGGCGCGGCGAGATGCTGGCCTTTGTCGGCGAGTCTGGTTCCGGGAAAACCACCACCGCTCAGGCGATCATCGGCCTGCTGGCAGACAACGCCCGCCGCGACGCCGGCAGCATCCGCCTGAACGGTGAAGATCTCAGCCAGTGGTCGGCGAAACGGCTCGACAGCCTGCGCGGGGCGCGCATCAGCCTGGTGCCGCAGGATCCGGGTAACTCCCTCAATCCGGTGAAAACCGTCGGTGCCCAGGTGGGCGAGATCCTGCGTCTGCATCAAAAAATCACTCAGGCCGAGTGCGACAGCCAGGTGCTGGCCCTGCTGACGAAGGTGGGCCTCAGCCACCCCGAGCAGCGGATGAAACAATTTCCGCATCAGCTCTCCGGCGGCATGAAGCAGCGGGTGCTGATCGCTATCGCCATCGCCCTGCGCCCGGACGTGATCATCGCCGATGAACCCACCAGCGCGCTGGACGTGACGGTGCAGAAACGCATTCTCGATCTGCTGGACCTCCTTCGCCGGGAATCCGGCACCGCGGTGCTGTTCGTCACCCACGACCTGGCGCTGGCGGCCCAGCGGGCCGACCGGCTGCTGGTGTTCCGCCACGGCGAGGTACAGGAGCAGGGTGCCACCGCCGACGTGGTGCGTGCCCCGCAGCACGCCTATACCCGCCAGTTGCTCAGCGATCTGAACGGACCGCGGTTAACCATCGCCCCGGTGGCGGGTCGTCCGCTTTACTCCCCGGCTATTCGCGCCGAGGGGATCAGCAAACGCTTTGCGCTGGGTAAAGGTCATCAGCTGCAGGCCCTGGATGGCGTGAGCTTTGCCGTGCAGCGCGGCAGTACCCACGCGCTGGTCGGCGAGTCGGGTTCCGGGAAAACCACCCTCGCCCGGATCCTGCTCGGCTTTGAGCAGGCCGACGCAGGTCGGGTGATTATTGATGATATTGATGCCACCACCCTCAGCCACGAGGCGCGTCGCCAGCTGCGGCAGAAGATCCAGTTCGTCTACCAGAACCCCTTTGCCTCGCTGGACCCGCGCCAGACGCTGTTTGAGATCATCGAAGAGCCGCTGAAAAATTTCGCCCCGGTCGGCAAAGCCGAACGCGCCGCCAGGGTGGAGAGCGTCACCCGACGCGTGGCCCTGCCGCCGGAGCTGTTAAGCCGTACCGCGCGGGAACTTTCGGGCGGGCAGCGCCAGCGGGTTGCCATTGCGCGCGCCTTAATTCTCGAGCCGACCATTCTGGTGCTGGATGAGGCCACCTCGGCGCTGGACGTCACCGTGCAGGCGCAGATCCTCGCCCTGCTCCAGCAGCTGCAACAGCAGCTGGGCCTGACCTATCTGTTTATTACCCATGACCTGGCGACGGTGCGCCGCATTGCCCACAGCGTCACCGTGCTGCGCAGCGGTCAGGTCGTGGAGCATGGCGCGGTGGAGTCGCTGTTCGCCGCCCCGCAGAACGCCTATACCCGCGAGCTGATCGACGCCATTCCCCATTTCTCACAGAAGGAGTACGCATGA
- a CDS encoding RrF2 family transcriptional regulator — MAFYSSGVEYGIHSLMTMVDAKGNDREMSVREMAALQGVPYDYLGKIFTRLSRAGLVSSTEGKGGGFRLARPAELITVLDVAHAIDGEKNMFECREVRQRLAVFDETPPAWVCDGPCGVRSVMDSAQQRMEEELARHTILDLARKMYRKAPDTFQIEVQEWIADRRNT; from the coding sequence ATGGCTTTTTACAGTTCCGGTGTGGAATACGGCATTCATAGCCTGATGACCATGGTGGATGCGAAGGGGAACGACCGCGAGATGAGCGTCAGGGAGATGGCGGCGCTACAGGGCGTGCCCTACGACTACCTGGGCAAGATCTTCACGCGTCTGTCGCGCGCCGGGCTGGTGAGCAGTACCGAAGGAAAGGGCGGCGGCTTCCGTCTGGCGCGGCCTGCGGAGCTGATCACCGTGCTGGATGTGGCCCACGCCATCGACGGCGAGAAAAACATGTTTGAGTGTCGGGAAGTGCGTCAGCGACTGGCGGTATTCGATGAAACGCCCCCGGCCTGGGTCTGCGACGGACCGTGCGGCGTGCGTTCGGTGATGGACAGCGCCCAGCAGCGGATGGAAGAGGAGCTGGCGCGGCATACCATTCTCGACCTGGCGCGCAAAATGTACCGCAAAGCGCCGGATACTTTTCAGATTGAGGTGCAGGAGTGGATTGCGGATCGGCGGAATACGTAG
- a CDS encoding inorganic diphosphatase, translated as MHLVKKLLAVSVLLSASVQAQNILEFPQPDNNPEEFYAVTEIPAGGIIKYETDAKTGFIIADRFQSMPVAYPANYGSLTQSLAGDGDPLDVIFYTRAPMAPGTLIKLRAIGVLKMIDGGEKDDKIVAVPASKIDPTYDDIKELSDLPKIEQQRLESFFRVYKQLPEGRKAVELNGFNDAATAKQEIKQAWDAWKTNQPK; from the coding sequence ATGCATCTGGTAAAAAAACTTCTCGCCGTAAGCGTTCTTCTGTCTGCGTCCGTACAGGCGCAAAATATCCTCGAATTCCCTCAGCCTGATAACAATCCGGAAGAGTTTTATGCCGTCACCGAAATTCCGGCAGGCGGAATTATTAAGTATGAAACGGATGCTAAAACCGGCTTTATCATCGCCGATCGCTTCCAGTCGATGCCGGTGGCCTACCCGGCGAACTACGGCTCGCTGACCCAGTCGCTGGCGGGCGACGGGGATCCGCTGGACGTGATCTTCTACACCCGCGCGCCGATGGCGCCAGGTACCCTGATCAAACTGCGCGCCATTGGTGTGCTGAAGATGATCGACGGCGGCGAGAAAGACGACAAAATCGTGGCCGTCCCGGCCAGTAAAATTGACCCGACCTATGACGACATCAAAGAGCTGAGCGATCTGCCGAAGATTGAGCAGCAGCGTCTGGAGTCGTTTTTCCGTGTCTATAAGCAGCTGCCGGAAGGGCGTAAAGCGGTGGAGCTGAACGGCTTCAACGATGCCGCCACCGCGAAGCAGGAAATTAAACAGGCATGGGATGCCTGGAAAACGAATCAACCGAAGTAA
- a CDS encoding ABC transporter permease, with amino-acid sequence MSHYLLRRAGLGLLVLWAAFTLSFVLLQVLPGDAVLIKFQNPDLGLSPAQIEEMRIAYGADSPLWQQYLHTLGAMLRGDFGFSVQAGVAVSELIATNLPDTLSLALPAFVLAVVLAFSLALASRLPGLRWLSNAIQSLPVLFISLPTFWLGIALIQLFSFQLRLIPVINPTPLQGLILPIITVAIPISAPLAQILMRSLDQVSAQPFVAVARAKGLSETAVLWRHVTGNALLPVLNIAGLLLGELIAGALITETVFGRSGLGLLTQQAVNNQDIAVLQAVVMISALGFVLINLAVDLLMPLFDPRLQTVTGGAA; translated from the coding sequence ATGAGCCACTATCTGCTGCGACGGGCCGGGCTGGGGCTGCTGGTGCTCTGGGCGGCGTTTACCCTGTCATTTGTCCTGCTCCAGGTGCTGCCGGGGGACGCGGTGCTGATCAAGTTCCAGAACCCGGACCTGGGTCTGAGCCCGGCGCAAATCGAAGAGATGCGCATCGCCTACGGAGCCGACAGCCCGCTGTGGCAGCAGTATCTGCACACCCTCGGGGCGATGCTGCGCGGCGATTTTGGCTTCTCGGTGCAGGCCGGTGTGGCGGTGAGCGAGCTGATTGCCACCAACCTGCCGGATACCTTAAGCCTGGCGCTGCCCGCCTTTGTGCTGGCGGTGGTGCTGGCTTTCTCCCTGGCGCTGGCCTCGCGTCTGCCGGGGCTGCGCTGGCTGAGCAACGCCATCCAGTCCCTGCCGGTGTTGTTTATCTCCCTGCCAACGTTCTGGCTGGGGATTGCCCTGATTCAGCTGTTTTCCTTCCAGCTGCGGCTGATCCCGGTGATTAACCCGACTCCGCTGCAAGGGCTGATCCTGCCGATTATCACCGTCGCCATTCCGATTTCCGCCCCGCTGGCGCAGATCCTGATGCGCAGTCTGGATCAGGTGTCCGCCCAGCCGTTTGTGGCGGTGGCACGGGCCAAAGGGCTGAGCGAGACCGCCGTCCTCTGGCGGCACGTTACCGGCAACGCCCTGCTGCCGGTGCTGAACATCGCCGGGCTACTGCTGGGGGAGCTGATTGCCGGAGCGCTGATCACCGAAACCGTGTTTGGCCGCAGCGGTCTGGGGCTGCTGACTCAGCAGGCGGTGAATAATCAGGATATCGCCGTGTTACAGGCGGTGGTGATGATCTCCGCCCTCGGCTTTGTGTTGATTAACCTGGCGGTGGATCTGCTGATGCCGCTGTTCGACCCCCGCCTGCAAACCGTGACCGGAGGTGCTGCATGA
- the adhP gene encoding alcohol dehydrogenase AdhP, with product MKAAVVTKDHQVEVTEKTLRPLKHGEALLKMECCGVCHTDLHVKNGDFGDKTGVILGHEGIGVVKEVGPGVTSLKPGDRASVAWFFEGCGHCEYCNSGNETLCRTVKNAGYSVDGGMAEECIVTADYAVKVPDGLESAAASSITCAGVTTYKAVKVSEIKPGQWIAIYGLGGLGNLALQYAKNVFNAKVIAVDVNDEQLKLASSMGADLVVNSRSDDAAKFIQEKTGGAHAAVVTAVAKVAFNSAVDAVRAGGRVVAVGLPPEAMSLDIPRLVLDGIQVVGSLVGTRQDLTEAFQFAAEGKVVPKVALRPLGDINAIFKEMEQGQIRGRMVIDFRS from the coding sequence ATGAAAGCTGCTGTCGTGACCAAAGACCATCAGGTAGAAGTGACCGAGAAAACCCTGCGCCCACTGAAGCACGGCGAAGCGCTGCTGAAGATGGAGTGCTGTGGCGTCTGCCACACCGACCTTCACGTTAAGAACGGCGATTTTGGTGATAAGACCGGGGTGATCCTCGGCCATGAAGGCATTGGCGTGGTGAAGGAAGTCGGCCCGGGGGTCACCTCGCTGAAGCCGGGCGATCGTGCCAGCGTGGCGTGGTTCTTCGAAGGCTGCGGCCACTGTGAATACTGTAATTCTGGCAACGAAACCCTGTGCCGTACCGTGAAAAACGCCGGTTATTCGGTGGACGGCGGGATGGCCGAAGAGTGCATCGTCACCGCCGATTATGCGGTAAAAGTACCGGACGGACTGGAATCCGCCGCTGCCAGCAGCATCACCTGTGCCGGGGTGACCACCTATAAAGCGGTGAAGGTATCGGAGATCAAACCGGGTCAGTGGATTGCGATTTATGGCCTCGGCGGGCTGGGTAACCTGGCGTTGCAGTACGCCAAAAACGTCTTTAATGCCAAAGTGATCGCCGTTGATGTTAACGACGAGCAGCTGAAGCTGGCCTCCAGCATGGGGGCCGATCTGGTCGTTAACTCCCGCAGCGACGATGCCGCGAAATTTATTCAGGAAAAAACCGGCGGTGCCCACGCTGCGGTAGTGACGGCGGTAGCGAAAGTGGCCTTTAACTCGGCGGTAGATGCGGTTCGTGCCGGTGGCCGCGTGGTGGCAGTCGGTCTGCCACCAGAGGCGATGAGCCTGGATATTCCACGCCTGGTGCTGGACGGAATTCAGGTGGTGGGTTCCCTGGTCGGTACCCGTCAGGATCTGACCGAAGCCTTCCAGTTTGCCGCCGAAGGTAAAGTAGTGCCAAAAGTGGCGCTGCGTCCGCTGGGCGATATCAACGCCATCTTCAAGGAGATGGAGCAAGGCCAGATCCGTGGCCGTATGGTGATTGATTTCCGTTCATAA
- a CDS encoding ABC transporter permease yields MSLVDYAAAARKRIPAWGGLRWQPGLWLAWAIITAAALAALAPGLFTHFSPIEGIAGAQRLAPQADYWLGTDQLGRDVYTRIVYGASHSLSAALVAVAMGLFIGTAIGVIAGAFAGRVESVLMRLVDVLLAIPSLLLSLTVIILLGFGTVNAAIAVGVASIASFARLARGEVVRIRHTDYVEAAFGSGGTFWTVLWRHILPNSLTAVLAFATLQFGQAILALSTLSFLGYGTPPPIPEWGLLIAEGRNYLSTAWWLTTFPGLVVIAVVLATNRISQQLSGGRS; encoded by the coding sequence ATGAGCCTTGTTGATTATGCTGCTGCGGCGCGCAAGCGCATACCCGCCTGGGGCGGATTACGCTGGCAGCCCGGATTATGGCTGGCCTGGGCCATTATTACCGCTGCCGCGCTGGCGGCCCTCGCGCCCGGGCTGTTTACCCACTTCAGCCCGATAGAAGGCATTGCAGGTGCGCAGCGACTGGCTCCCCAGGCGGACTACTGGCTCGGTACTGATCAACTGGGGCGCGATGTTTATACCCGCATCGTCTATGGCGCATCGCACTCCCTCAGCGCTGCGCTGGTGGCGGTGGCGATGGGTCTGTTTATTGGCACCGCCATCGGCGTCATTGCCGGGGCCTTTGCCGGTCGGGTGGAGTCGGTGCTGATGCGTCTGGTGGACGTGCTGCTCGCTATCCCCTCGCTGCTGCTGTCCCTGACGGTGATCATTCTCCTCGGTTTTGGCACGGTGAACGCCGCCATTGCCGTAGGGGTAGCGTCGATTGCCAGCTTTGCCCGCCTGGCGCGGGGTGAAGTGGTGCGTATCCGCCACACCGATTATGTCGAAGCGGCGTTTGGCAGCGGCGGCACCTTCTGGACGGTGCTGTGGCGACACATTCTGCCCAACTCCCTGACCGCGGTGCTGGCCTTTGCCACCTTGCAGTTTGGTCAGGCGATCCTGGCGCTGTCGACCCTCAGCTTCCTCGGCTACGGCACCCCGCCGCCGATCCCGGAATGGGGCCTGCTGATTGCCGAGGGGCGTAACTATCTCTCTACCGCCTGGTGGTTAACCACCTTCCCCGGCCTGGTGGTGATCGCCGTGGTGCTGGCCACCAACCGGATCAGCCAACAGTTAAGCGGAGGCCGCTCATGA
- a CDS encoding TIGR04028 family ABC transporter substrate-binding protein, producing MQTPFRLPLLTALIVATTAAYAADTPVKGGTLVYLEQQAHTNLYPPAGGFYPNGGILNQITDKLTWQNPKTLEVEPWIAESWSTNADKTEYTFKIRPGVTFSDGTPLDANAVAKNFDTYGKGNKAQRLPVSEVINNYDRSEVVDPQTVKFYFKKPSPGFLQGTATIGSGLVSLSTLQRNFEELGDARHIIGSGPFVVKDEKLGREVNLQARKDYAWGPKNLAQQGPANLDGITYLVTPEDSVRVGALLAGQADFIRQVQAYDEKQATEQGYHIYAAPTRGVNDSISFRPDNPLVADVRVRQALLHATNAKQVVETLFSPNYPQAKSVIADSAAGYVDLSDKLTFDPAKASSLLDEAGWKTGSDGIRAKDGQRLALTIYESLPQPQNKEVLQLVAQQWRQVGVALSVKAGDAGSHVLDNLDPLKTPLTVSEVGRADPDVVKSMFYPNNRDALLQKGGSSDKVNSFRDDKLNDLLVNISAEVDPQKRLQLTGDAQRYLLDNAYVIPIFEEPQVFAGAPWLKGVSFEAVGRPSFYGAWIEKH from the coding sequence ATGCAAACCCCATTTCGCCTGCCGCTGCTGACCGCACTCATTGTTGCGACCACGGCGGCTTATGCAGCCGATACGCCGGTCAAAGGCGGCACGCTGGTCTATCTGGAGCAACAGGCGCACACCAACCTCTATCCCCCGGCGGGTGGGTTTTACCCCAACGGCGGGATCCTCAATCAGATCACCGACAAGCTCACCTGGCAGAACCCGAAGACGCTGGAGGTGGAGCCGTGGATCGCCGAGAGCTGGTCCACCAACGCGGATAAAACCGAATACACCTTTAAGATCCGCCCGGGCGTGACCTTCTCTGACGGCACGCCGCTGGACGCCAACGCGGTGGCGAAGAACTTTGATACCTACGGCAAAGGCAACAAGGCCCAGCGCCTGCCGGTGTCGGAAGTGATTAACAACTACGACCGCAGCGAAGTGGTCGACCCGCAGACCGTGAAGTTTTACTTCAAAAAGCCGTCCCCGGGCTTTTTGCAGGGCACCGCCACCATCGGCTCGGGCCTGGTCTCCCTGAGCACGTTACAACGTAACTTTGAAGAGCTGGGGGATGCCCGCCATATTATCGGCTCCGGCCCGTTCGTGGTGAAAGACGAAAAACTGGGCCGGGAAGTGAACCTTCAGGCACGTAAAGACTACGCCTGGGGGCCGAAAAACCTCGCCCAACAGGGCCCGGCGAACCTCGACGGTATTACCTATCTGGTGACACCGGAAGACAGCGTGCGCGTTGGCGCGCTGCTGGCCGGACAGGCCGACTTTATCCGCCAGGTGCAGGCCTATGACGAAAAACAGGCCACCGAACAGGGATATCACATCTACGCCGCCCCCACCCGCGGGGTGAACGACAGCATCAGCTTCCGTCCGGATAACCCGCTGGTAGCCGACGTGCGGGTGCGCCAGGCGCTGCTCCACGCCACCAATGCCAAACAGGTGGTGGAGACCCTGTTCTCACCCAACTATCCGCAGGCCAAATCGGTGATTGCCGACTCCGCGGCGGGCTATGTCGATCTCAGCGACAAGCTGACCTTCGATCCGGCCAAAGCCAGCAGCCTGCTGGATGAGGCGGGCTGGAAGACGGGCAGCGACGGCATCCGCGCCAAAGACGGCCAGCGTCTGGCCCTGACCATCTACGAATCCCTGCCCCAGCCGCAGAATAAAGAGGTGTTGCAGCTGGTGGCCCAGCAGTGGCGTCAGGTGGGGGTTGCCCTCAGCGTGAAAGCCGGTGACGCGGGCAGCCACGTTCTCGACAACCTCGATCCGCTGAAAACTCCGCTTACCGTCTCGGAAGTGGGCCGCGCCGACCCGGACGTGGTGAAGAGCATGTTCTATCCGAACAACCGCGACGCCCTGCTGCAAAAAGGCGGCTCCAGCGACAAGGTCAACAGCTTCCGCGACGACAAGCTCAACGACCTGCTGGTGAACATCTCCGCCGAAGTGGATCCGCAGAAGCGCCTGCAGCTCACCGGCGATGCCCAGCGCTACCTGCTGGATAACGCCTACGTGATCCCGATCTTCGAAGAGCCGCAGGTGTTTGCCGGTGCGCCCTGGCTGAAAGGGGTGAGTTTTGAAGCGGTCGGTCGCCCGTCGTTCTACGGCGCGTGGATCGAGAAACACTAA
- a CDS encoding putative FMN-dependent luciferase-like monooxygenase, translated as MTRKRLGFFTRLLDDAPAKERYRLATEQIRHAERYGFDTAWIAQHHFHEHEGGLPSPLVFLAHVAAFTTRIRLGTAIITLPLENPLRVAEDTAVLDLLSDGRLEVGFGSGGTPTSFLPFGLTINERAATFADHLHLINSAWRGDSLTHPDNHLYPPAPGLTERVWIATFSVEGAVRAARQGHGLMLSRTQPRPADNLTLPLDAIQNPIIDAYLDALPTGVAPRILASRTAFVADSDAYALKVAEPGLTRQAQQHQAAGHALTGDTVTDYIRQFDAHIGAPQTMLASLAQDSVLARATDISFQVHSVEPSHQDTLRSIELIAEQIAPHLL; from the coding sequence ATGACGCGTAAACGCCTGGGTTTCTTCACCCGCCTGCTGGACGATGCGCCAGCCAAAGAACGCTATCGCCTGGCGACAGAGCAGATCCGTCATGCCGAACGCTACGGTTTTGACACCGCCTGGATTGCCCAGCATCACTTCCACGAGCATGAGGGCGGCCTGCCGTCGCCGCTGGTGTTCCTCGCCCACGTCGCGGCCTTTACCACCCGCATTCGACTCGGCACCGCCATTATCACCCTGCCGCTGGAGAACCCGCTTCGGGTGGCGGAGGACACGGCGGTACTGGATCTCTTATCCGACGGGCGGCTGGAGGTCGGGTTTGGCTCCGGCGGGACGCCGACCTCGTTTTTGCCGTTCGGGCTGACCATCAACGAGCGAGCGGCGACCTTCGCCGATCACCTGCATCTGATTAACAGCGCCTGGCGCGGGGATTCGCTCACGCATCCGGACAACCATCTTTATCCACCCGCTCCCGGGCTGACGGAGCGGGTGTGGATCGCCACCTTTTCGGTGGAAGGCGCCGTGCGTGCCGCCCGGCAGGGCCACGGGCTGATGCTCTCCCGAACCCAGCCGCGTCCGGCGGACAATCTTACGCTGCCGCTGGATGCGATCCAGAACCCAATTATTGATGCCTATCTTGACGCCCTGCCGACTGGCGTGGCCCCGCGCATTCTGGCCTCCCGCACTGCGTTTGTCGCCGACAGCGATGCGTATGCCCTGAAGGTCGCCGAACCGGGTCTGACCCGCCAGGCGCAGCAGCATCAGGCCGCCGGACATGCCCTTACTGGTGACACTGTCACGGATTATATCCGTCAGTTCGACGCCCACATCGGTGCGCCGCAGACGATGCTGGCCTCGCTGGCGCAGGATTCGGTGCTGGCCCGCGCTACCGATATTTCGTTCCAGGTGCATTCGGTTGAGCCGTCGCATCAGGACACCTTACGTTCCATTGAGTTAATCGCAGAGCAGATCGCCCCTCATCTTTTATAA
- a CDS encoding NAD(P)/FAD-dependent oxidoreductase, protein MKKQILILGSGFAGMWAAVSAARLADLTASKDLEISVLAPRPELRIRPRFYEEQVAGFAAPLSALFAELNINFIAGSAERIDAKQKSVWYRDSKGKVTLATYDRLIVATGSQTRRPAIAGLDEFAFDIDQLESAQLFENHLDSLALRPATPERNTVVVCGGGFTGIELATELPARLRARFGADTQTKVIVVERGAVIGGRYSEALRQTIEEASHELGVEWRLNSEIEAINANGVTLKNGERIAAATVVWTAGVEAHPLSQQIAGERDKQGRLVVNESLQVPAHPEVYATGDMAHARTDNLGNTALMTCQHAIQLGKFAGHNAAASLLEVEPYPYRQVNYVTCLDLGGWGAVYSEGWDQKVKCVRDEAKKIKIAITNELIYPPAADRAVAFAAADPLAKFV, encoded by the coding sequence ATGAAGAAGCAAATTTTAATTTTGGGCAGCGGTTTTGCAGGTATGTGGGCTGCGGTGAGCGCCGCGCGTCTGGCCGACTTAACGGCAAGCAAAGACCTGGAGATTAGCGTGCTGGCCCCCCGGCCAGAGCTGCGGATCCGCCCGCGCTTTTATGAAGAGCAGGTCGCAGGTTTTGCGGCCCCGTTAAGCGCTCTCTTTGCTGAACTGAATATCAACTTTATTGCCGGTTCCGCTGAACGCATTGATGCTAAACAGAAAAGTGTCTGGTACCGCGATAGCAAGGGCAAGGTCACGCTGGCCACCTACGACCGCCTGATTGTGGCGACCGGCAGCCAGACCCGCCGCCCGGCCATCGCCGGACTGGATGAATTTGCCTTTGATATTGACCAGCTGGAATCCGCCCAGCTTTTCGAAAACCACCTCGATTCACTGGCTTTACGCCCTGCCACGCCGGAACGTAACACTGTGGTAGTGTGCGGAGGCGGTTTCACCGGCATTGAGCTGGCTACCGAACTCCCTGCCCGTCTGCGCGCCCGATTTGGCGCTGATACGCAGACTAAAGTCATCGTAGTTGAACGCGGCGCTGTGATTGGCGGTCGCTACAGCGAAGCGCTGCGCCAAACCATTGAAGAAGCGAGTCATGAACTGGGCGTGGAGTGGCGGCTCAACAGTGAGATCGAAGCCATTAATGCCAACGGCGTCACCCTGAAAAACGGCGAGCGCATCGCGGCCGCCACCGTCGTCTGGACGGCAGGCGTGGAAGCCCATCCTCTCAGCCAGCAGATTGCGGGCGAGCGCGACAAACAGGGGCGTTTAGTGGTCAACGAGAGCCTGCAGGTGCCAGCCCATCCGGAGGTCTACGCCACCGGCGATATGGCCCACGCCCGCACCGACAATCTCGGTAACACGGCGTTGATGACCTGCCAGCACGCCATCCAGCTGGGCAAATTTGCCGGGCATAACGCCGCGGCCAGCCTGCTGGAGGTTGAACCCTATCCCTATCGTCAGGTGAACTACGTCACCTGTCTCGATCTGGGCGGCTGGGGGGCGGTCTACAGCGAAGGCTGGGACCAGAAGGTGAAATGCGTCCGGGATGAGGCGAAGAAAATCAAAATCGCCATCACTAACGAGCTGATCTACCCGCCCGCAGCCGACCGCGCGGTGGCCTTTGCCGCCGCCGATCCGCTGGCGAAATTCGTCTAG
- a CDS encoding alkylhydroperoxidase domain protein, whose amino-acid sequence MALSQDILAELAEIAPGSPLEQARLTREAATRHAQGSYETLFSQQNADFALDERFAVAAKVAKWHNADALAAHYAGFGLADPTSVRLTPALTFARLLTFSPVEATPGAINALTLAGWSKEGIVTLAQLIAFVSFQSRLLVGLRLLNDKTVAASDVAVVAGPWHSIPLTQNGKAAPVQFTQQELGWEPWLAAKPLAEFTPDEQAILARFGHTDSDYFRLLGRNLPVLEQRTLTDKGIFYTSGGLPRAERELAATVTSKINGCIYCASVHARKASQLSKDNDAVERLLAVAPGQSLSSGQSPRWQAEIDFAAALSVTPPAVTPGHLAGLERQGLDTLAQLDLVQSAAFFAWANRLMLTLGEPSLP is encoded by the coding sequence ATGGCTTTAAGTCAGGATATTCTCGCCGAACTGGCGGAGATCGCCCCAGGTTCCCCGCTGGAGCAGGCACGACTCACCCGCGAGGCGGCAACGCGTCACGCCCAGGGGAGCTACGAAACCTTATTCAGTCAGCAGAATGCCGACTTTGCGCTGGACGAACGCTTTGCCGTGGCGGCTAAAGTGGCGAAATGGCACAACGCCGACGCGCTGGCGGCCCACTACGCCGGGTTTGGTCTGGCGGATCCGACCTCCGTGCGCCTGACCCCCGCCCTGACCTTTGCCCGTCTGCTGACCTTCTCGCCGGTGGAAGCCACGCCCGGCGCGATCAATGCCCTGACCCTCGCGGGCTGGAGCAAAGAGGGTATTGTCACTCTGGCGCAGCTGATCGCCTTTGTCAGCTTCCAGAGCCGCCTGCTCGTTGGCCTGCGGCTGCTGAATGACAAAACAGTGGCCGCCAGCGATGTTGCTGTGGTGGCAGGCCCCTGGCACAGCATACCCCTGACCCAAAACGGCAAAGCCGCACCGGTACAATTTACCCAGCAGGAGCTGGGCTGGGAGCCCTGGCTGGCCGCTAAACCGCTGGCGGAATTCACCCCTGATGAGCAGGCGATCCTGGCCAGATTCGGCCATACCGACTCGGACTATTTCCGCCTGCTGGGGCGCAATCTGCCGGTGCTGGAGCAGCGAACGCTGACCGATAAAGGCATCTTCTATACCTCGGGCGGGCTGCCCCGGGCAGAGCGCGAGCTGGCGGCCACGGTGACCAGCAAGATCAACGGCTGCATTTACTGCGCCTCTGTTCATGCGCGTAAAGCCAGTCAACTGTCGAAGGATAATGATGCGGTTGAAAGACTGCTGGCGGTAGCGCCGGGTCAGTCGCTGAGCAGCGGGCAGTCGCCGCGCTGGCAGGCGGAGATCGATTTTGCCGCCGCCCTGTCGGTCACGCCACCGGCCGTCACGCCGGGACATCTGGCCGGGCTGGAACGTCAGGGGCTGGATACCCTGGCTCAGCTGGACCTGGTGCAGTCCGCCGCCTTCTTCGCCTGGGCTAACCGCTTGATGTTAACCCTCGGGGAACCCTCGCTGCCGTGA